From the Dehalococcoidia bacterium genome, one window contains:
- a CDS encoding class I SAM-dependent methyltransferase: MTDQPVAYTFEPFAQTAEYLSVNATIVRGWGEVMAHKGVQKVERVLDIATGVGTMVELFVKHVVGQGEQPSIICLDASAEALEQAHARLAPIVSKLEFHHSLVEQMDLPEGSVDAAVWGNGIHYLDPRSQEQALLAIKRVLKKDGWFCFSSAFYAESRPPETLSFYMAQVKKAVAHLRAMGIRREERQARSESSSFLPIAHYESLLRNVGFSVEHVEQVAARLYQEAWEHISSFSQYAAGALHGYQPDVAANVLREAVRPALEEHGQRDEHNSLYIQRNWLSVVARLRGDALPGPQPARP; the protein is encoded by the coding sequence ATGACAGACCAACCAGTCGCGTACACCTTCGAACCATTTGCCCAGACCGCGGAGTACCTCTCCGTCAATGCCACCATCGTGCGCGGATGGGGAGAGGTGATGGCCCATAAGGGCGTCCAGAAGGTGGAGCGGGTGCTGGATATAGCCACGGGTGTTGGCACGATGGTCGAGCTTTTCGTCAAGCACGTGGTGGGGCAGGGGGAGCAGCCCTCGATCATCTGCCTGGACGCAAGCGCGGAGGCTCTGGAGCAGGCGCACGCCCGCCTGGCGCCCATCGTCTCCAAACTGGAGTTCCATCACTCGCTGGTCGAACAGATGGACCTGCCGGAGGGGAGCGTGGACGCGGCGGTATGGGGAAACGGCATCCATTATCTGGACCCCAGGAGCCAGGAACAGGCGTTGCTCGCTATCAAGCGCGTGTTGAAAAAGGACGGCTGGTTCTGCTTCAGCTCCGCGTTCTACGCGGAGTCTCGCCCGCCGGAGACCCTGTCCTTCTACATGGCGCAGGTGAAGAAGGCCGTAGCCCACCTTCGCGCCATGGGCATCCGCAGGGAGGAGCGCCAGGCGCGGTCGGAGTCGAGCAGCTTCCTGCCCATAGCCCACTATGAGAGCCTTTTGCGGAACGTCGGCTTCTCCGTCGAACACGTGGAGCAGGTCGCGGCGCGACTGTACCAGGAAGCGTGGGAGCACATCAGCAGCTTTAGCCAGTATGCGGCCGGCGCACTCCACGGCTACCAGCCCGACGTGGCCGCGAATGTCCTGCGGGAGGCCGTGCGCCCCGCGCTGGAGGAACACGGACAGCGGGATGAGCACAACAGTCTGTACATCCAGCGCAACTGGCTGTCCGTGGTCGCTCGCCTCAGGGGCGACGCGCTCCCCGGCCCACAGCCGGCAAGGCCGTAG
- a CDS encoding ABC transporter permease produces MQRYIARRILMLLPVLIGVSLAIFLIMRVLPGDPALVILAAGGQGGFDEQALKDMRAKLGTDRPLHLQYVEWMTGLMKLNVGNSLLTNRPVMADIAARVPPTVELAILSILISMVIALPIGIISAARQDTWMDYIFRVVSVGGLSMPIFWTGTLVVLFLVLLFRWMPPLTYTSIFQDPTQNLSQFIWPSMVMGYYLSAVVSRMTRSQMLEVLRQDYVRTAWAKGLSEKLVLYRHALKNAILPVITLSGVQFGQLMGGTVLLETIFVLPGMGSHLVSSILVRDYPVVQTIILLIALVFVLLNLLVDIVYAWLDPRIRYT; encoded by the coding sequence ATGCAACGCTACATAGCACGCCGAATCTTGATGTTGCTCCCCGTCCTCATCGGGGTGTCACTCGCCATCTTCCTCATCATGCGGGTGCTGCCCGGCGACCCGGCGCTCGTCATCCTGGCCGCCGGTGGCCAGGGCGGCTTTGACGAGCAGGCGCTGAAGGACATGCGCGCCAAGCTGGGGACCGACAGGCCCCTCCACCTCCAATACGTCGAGTGGATGACGGGCCTGATGAAGCTGAACGTGGGCAACTCCCTGCTGACCAACCGGCCCGTCATGGCCGATATTGCGGCACGCGTTCCACCGACGGTGGAGCTTGCTATTCTGTCCATTCTCATTTCAATGGTGATCGCCTTACCTATTGGCATCATCTCAGCGGCGCGGCAAGACACGTGGATGGACTACATATTCAGGGTGGTTTCCGTGGGCGGACTGTCCATGCCCATTTTCTGGACCGGAACCCTGGTGGTGCTTTTCCTGGTCCTGCTCTTTCGCTGGATGCCTCCTCTAACATACACCAGCATCTTTCAGGACCCGACGCAAAATCTGTCGCAGTTCATCTGGCCCTCCATGGTGATGGGCTACTATTTGTCCGCCGTGGTCAGTCGAATGACTCGTTCCCAGATGCTGGAGGTGCTGCGGCAGGACTACGTGCGGACAGCATGGGCCAAGGGACTGAGCGAGAAGCTTGTCCTGTATCGCCATGCGCTCAAGAACGCAATCCTGCCTGTCATCACTCTGTCCGGTGTCCAGTTTGGTCAGCTCATGGGCGGCACGGTCCTCCTGGAGACGATCTTTGTCCTTCCCGGGATGGGCAGTCACCTGGTCAGCTCCATCCTTGTGAGGGATTATCCCGTGGTCCAGACCATCATCCTGCTGATCGCCCTGGTGTTCGTTCTTCTGAACCTGCTCGTGGACATTGTCTACGCGTGGCTTGACCCCCGCATCCGCTACACATAG
- a CDS encoding ABC transporter permease, with the protein MSTQQAVQVVSLEGTRRSSSFLEAVWKFSKRKPMGAIGGVIIVVMILAAVFAGIISTHDPYRMNVSDLFAPPGARYWLGTDNFGRDIFSRIVWGSRVSLAVGVASVAVGATGGALLGLISGFLGGKFDVVSQRFVDILMAFPVLILALTVVAALGPSVENVTIAVALVMVPPGARVVRSAALAVREMQYVDAAHAVGARNFRILFVHILPNCLAPYIIVATVNLGWAIVVEASLSFLGLGTPPPQPSWGAMLSSEGRSYLEKAPWIGIFPGVAISLSVFGFNILGDALRDVWDPRLRR; encoded by the coding sequence GTGAGCACACAACAGGCTGTCCAAGTTGTTTCGCTGGAGGGGACGCGGCGGTCTTCCAGTTTTCTGGAGGCCGTTTGGAAGTTCTCCAAGCGCAAGCCAATGGGAGCCATCGGCGGCGTGATCATTGTGGTCATGATCCTTGCTGCCGTTTTCGCGGGGATCATATCGACACACGACCCCTATCGCATGAACGTGTCCGACCTGTTCGCGCCGCCGGGAGCCAGGTACTGGCTGGGCACGGACAATTTCGGGCGCGACATCTTCAGCCGCATCGTCTGGGGGTCACGCGTATCGCTCGCCGTGGGCGTCGCCTCGGTGGCCGTGGGAGCCACAGGAGGTGCTTTGCTGGGCCTGATCAGCGGATTCCTGGGCGGCAAATTCGATGTCGTCAGCCAGCGGTTTGTCGACATCCTGATGGCGTTCCCCGTCCTCATCCTTGCGCTGACGGTGGTAGCCGCTCTGGGCCCCAGCGTCGAGAACGTCACCATCGCCGTCGCCCTGGTCATGGTGCCGCCCGGCGCACGGGTTGTACGATCGGCGGCGCTCGCGGTCAGGGAGATGCAGTACGTGGACGCCGCCCACGCCGTGGGCGCGCGGAACTTCCGCATCCTGTTTGTCCACATCCTGCCCAACTGCCTCGCGCCCTACATCATCGTTGCGACGGTCAACCTGGGGTGGGCCATCGTGGTGGAGGCGAGCCTGAGCTTCCTGGGCCTGGGCACGCCGCCGCCGCAGCCATCCTGGGGCGCCATGCTCTCCTCCGAAGGCCGCTCCTATCTGGAAAAGGCACCCTGGATTGGCATCTTCCCGGGTGTCGCCATCAGCCTGTCGGTCTTCGGGTTCAACATCCTGGGGGACGCCCTTCGGGACGTGTGGGACCCGCGCCTGCGCCGCTAG